One stretch of Serinicoccus hydrothermalis DNA includes these proteins:
- a CDS encoding DUF4230 domain-containing protein codes for MKGRLLGVVAMIPVVLLALVGGLALLTDWRPSLNPFVEEEIDRTGPSVLQSLTEISDFHAASAYYETVVDLERDTRFVPGWISGERVLYVGKGTVDAVVDFSTLDERRVQVDEESGAVRVRLPEPSVGDPVLDLEESYVVSVDRGITNRFRGSDLEQEAQRVAVAQMSEAAEGTGPLVELAESNTIAMLEGLLEALGHEDVSVTFAG; via the coding sequence ATGAAGGGTCGTCTGCTCGGTGTCGTGGCGATGATCCCCGTGGTGCTGCTGGCCCTGGTCGGCGGCCTTGCCCTGCTCACCGACTGGCGCCCCTCGCTCAACCCCTTCGTCGAGGAGGAGATCGACCGGACCGGGCCCTCGGTGCTGCAGTCGCTCACCGAGATCAGCGACTTCCACGCGGCCAGCGCCTACTACGAGACCGTCGTCGACCTGGAGCGGGACACCCGCTTCGTGCCCGGCTGGATCAGCGGAGAGCGGGTGCTCTACGTCGGCAAGGGCACGGTCGACGCGGTGGTCGACTTCAGCACGCTCGACGAGCGCCGGGTGCAGGTCGACGAGGAGAGCGGCGCGGTCCGGGTGCGGCTCCCGGAGCCGAGCGTCGGCGACCCCGTGCTGGACCTCGAGGAGAGCTACGTCGTCAGCGTCGACCGGGGGATCACCAACCGCTTCCGGGGCTCGGACCTGGAGCAGGAGGCGCAGCGGGTCGCGGTGGCGCAGATGAGCGAGGCCGCCGAGGGGACGGGGCCGCTGGTCGAGCTCGCCGAGAGCAACACGATCGCCATGCTCGAGGGGCTGCTGGAGGCCCTGGGGCACGAGGACGTGTCGGTCACCTTCGCCGGCTGA
- a CDS encoding type II toxin-antitoxin system VapC family toxin, translated as MSGAGVVLDASAALSWCFEDEWTPSSDVVLEVVRADGAVVPPLWDLEIANVLAGAERRGRISAAHARHLMALLGQLPIEVSEHDHGMSELLAQARTSGLSAYDACYLLTAMTSGLPLATLEIKLREAARAQGVTCLP; from the coding sequence GTGAGTGGTGCCGGCGTCGTCCTCGACGCCTCCGCAGCCCTGTCGTGGTGTTTCGAGGACGAGTGGACGCCGAGCAGCGATGTCGTGCTCGAGGTGGTGCGCGCCGATGGGGCGGTCGTCCCCCCGCTGTGGGACCTGGAGATCGCGAACGTCCTGGCCGGGGCCGAGCGACGGGGGCGGATCAGCGCCGCGCATGCCAGGCATCTGATGGCGCTGCTCGGCCAGCTCCCGATCGAGGTCAGCGAGCACGACCACGGCATGTCCGAGCTTCTCGCCCAGGCCCGCACGTCGGGGCTGAGCGCCTACGACGCCTGCTACCTGCTCACCGCGATGACCAGCGGACTCCCTCTCGCCACGCTCGAGATCAAGCTTCGGGAGGCTGCGAGGGCACAGGGCGTCACCTGCCTACCCTGA
- a CDS encoding type II toxin-antitoxin system Phd/YefM family antitoxin, with the protein MSSTVGAYDAKTHLPRLLDEVEHGGSVTITRHGRPVARLVGVRGSASSTTDLMAAFATARAGRTLGIPLREAIDEGRR; encoded by the coding sequence ATGAGCAGCACCGTGGGCGCCTACGACGCCAAGACCCACCTCCCCCGGCTGCTCGACGAGGTCGAGCACGGCGGCTCGGTGACCATCACCCGGCACGGCCGCCCCGTCGCGCGACTCGTGGGGGTCCGTGGCTCCGCCTCCTCCACCACGGATCTCATGGCGGCCTTTGCCACGGCTCGCGCCGGCCGGACGCTCGGCATCCCCCTCCGCGAGGCCATCGACGAGGGCCGCCGGTGA
- a CDS encoding M3 family metallopeptidase: MTNPLLAPSTLPYSLPDYATLTDAHVREAIETGMTEQLAALRALAEDTDPATVENVLHAWETSGATLDRTLSAFWVAKSADTNDERDAIMAEFAPRLSDHGDTIMLDPDLYARLRTLRERADAGEVDLDEQDGFVLDERLRDYERGGITLDAPGQARLRELNAELATLSTEFDRLLVTGRAAAAVHVTDEAELAGLDQDARSGLREAAQAKGLDGWLITLTNTTGQPILDSLDDRGLRERVFRTSVERGLHEGEHDTRDILVRIARLRAERAALLGYEHHASYVHQVGCARTTAAVNDLLARLSPGVVELAQREADALAEQLRGLEPDATLEGWDWQYLAARDSGEAFDTAQLTPYLEFEQVLTDGVFAAATALYGITFHEREDLVGYTEDARVFEVREEDGSALGVVIIDPYTRPTKKGGAWMTSIVDQSHLLGDLPVVTNTCNVPPPSAGSPSLMTWTNVITLFHEFGHDLHGLLSDVRYPSRSGTSVPRDFVEFPSQVNEIWAWEPALLQRYARHHETGEPVPAEWVEQLVASRTETGYHTLELLKAMILDQAWHQTPLAELPEDGSGVEDFEAAALERAGVAFPLVPPRYRSAYFHHIFGGAYSAGYYSYLWSEVMDADTVAWFREQGDEDNPGGMTRAAGEVFRRELLGPGGSREALTTYREFRGADPDVNPLLARLGLGDDA, encoded by the coding sequence ATGACCAACCCGCTCCTCGCCCCGTCCACGCTGCCCTACTCCCTGCCGGACTACGCCACCCTCACCGACGCGCACGTGCGGGAGGCGATCGAGACCGGTATGACCGAGCAGCTGGCCGCACTGCGGGCGCTGGCCGAGGACACCGACCCCGCGACGGTGGAGAACGTCCTGCACGCCTGGGAGACCAGCGGCGCCACTCTGGACCGCACGCTGTCCGCGTTCTGGGTCGCCAAGTCCGCCGACACCAACGACGAGCGCGACGCGATCATGGCCGAGTTCGCCCCGCGCCTGTCCGACCACGGTGACACGATCATGCTCGACCCGGACCTGTATGCCCGGCTCCGGACCCTGCGCGAGCGCGCCGACGCCGGGGAGGTCGACCTCGACGAGCAGGACGGGTTCGTCCTCGACGAGCGGCTGCGTGACTACGAGCGTGGCGGGATCACCCTCGACGCGCCGGGCCAGGCCCGGCTGCGCGAGCTCAACGCCGAGCTGGCGACGCTGTCCACGGAGTTCGACCGGCTGCTCGTCACCGGCCGCGCTGCCGCCGCGGTGCACGTCACCGATGAGGCCGAGCTCGCCGGGCTGGACCAGGACGCCCGGTCGGGGCTGCGCGAGGCGGCCCAGGCCAAGGGCCTCGACGGCTGGCTCATCACCCTGACCAACACCACCGGCCAGCCCATCCTCGACTCCCTGGACGACCGCGGCCTGCGCGAGCGGGTCTTCCGCACCTCCGTCGAGCGGGGCCTGCACGAGGGTGAGCACGACACCCGCGACATCCTCGTGCGCATCGCCCGGCTCCGCGCCGAGCGGGCCGCCCTCCTCGGCTACGAGCACCACGCGTCCTACGTCCACCAGGTCGGCTGCGCCCGCACCACGGCGGCGGTCAACGACCTGCTCGCGCGCCTCTCCCCCGGCGTCGTCGAGCTGGCGCAGCGGGAGGCCGACGCCCTGGCGGAGCAGCTGCGGGGCCTTGAGCCCGACGCGACGCTGGAGGGCTGGGACTGGCAGTACCTCGCCGCCCGCGACTCCGGCGAGGCCTTCGACACGGCCCAGCTCACGCCATACCTCGAGTTCGAGCAGGTCCTCACCGACGGCGTCTTCGCCGCCGCCACCGCGCTCTACGGCATCACCTTCCACGAGCGCGAGGACCTCGTCGGCTACACCGAGGACGCCCGCGTCTTCGAGGTGCGCGAGGAGGACGGCTCCGCGCTCGGCGTGGTCATCATCGACCCCTACACGCGGCCGACGAAGAAGGGCGGGGCGTGGATGACGAGCATCGTCGACCAGTCCCACCTGCTCGGCGACCTGCCGGTCGTCACCAACACCTGCAACGTGCCGCCGCCCTCCGCCGGCTCGCCCAGCCTCATGACGTGGACCAACGTCATCACCCTCTTCCACGAGTTCGGGCACGACCTGCACGGCCTGCTCTCCGACGTGCGCTACCCCTCGCGCTCGGGCACGTCCGTGCCGCGCGACTTCGTCGAGTTCCCCAGCCAGGTCAACGAGATCTGGGCCTGGGAGCCGGCGCTGCTGCAGCGGTATGCCCGTCACCACGAGACCGGTGAGCCGGTCCCGGCCGAGTGGGTGGAGCAGCTCGTCGCCAGCCGGACCGAGACCGGTTACCACACGCTGGAGCTGCTCAAGGCGATGATCCTGGACCAGGCCTGGCACCAGACGCCGCTGGCCGAGCTGCCCGAGGACGGCTCCGGCGTCGAGGACTTCGAGGCCGCGGCCCTGGAGCGGGCGGGTGTCGCCTTCCCGCTCGTCCCGCCGCGCTACCGCAGCGCCTACTTCCACCACATCTTCGGCGGCGCCTACTCCGCCGGCTACTACTCCTACCTGTGGTCGGAGGTCATGGACGCCGACACCGTCGCGTGGTTCCGCGAGCAGGGTGACGAGGACAACCCCGGGGGGATGACCCGGGCCGCCGGCGAGGTCTTCCGCCGCGAGCTGCTCGGCCCGGGCGGGTCGCGCGAGGCGCTCACCACCTACCGTGAGTTCCGCGGCGCCGACCCCGACGTGAACCCCCTGCTGGCCCGTCTCGGGCTCGGCGACGACGCGTAG
- a CDS encoding MarR family winged helix-turn-helix transcriptional regulator, giving the protein MTATHETVDRAALLDRLASAERELHALAIRAVEPWTMPADLTLRQLQVLTLVRHTPGITGQDLAHLLGVSTPTTSGIVERVAAKRWVRREHDPSDRRRLLLHLTAAGEQLLEDLEEPTRLGRQLVLDRLGDAEVADLVRLVERMRDVALDVGAERG; this is encoded by the coding sequence ATGACAGCGACGCACGAGACGGTGGATCGGGCCGCGCTGCTCGACCGCCTGGCGAGCGCCGAGCGGGAGCTGCACGCGCTGGCGATCCGTGCCGTGGAGCCGTGGACGATGCCCGCCGACCTCACGCTGCGCCAGCTGCAGGTGCTCACCCTGGTCCGGCACACCCCGGGGATCACCGGCCAGGACCTCGCCCACCTGCTCGGCGTCTCGACGCCCACGACGAGCGGCATCGTCGAGCGGGTGGCGGCCAAGCGGTGGGTGAGGCGCGAGCACGACCCGTCCGACCGGCGCCGGCTGCTGCTGCACCTCACGGCAGCCGGGGAGCAGCTGCTGGAGGACCTCGAGGAGCCGACCCGGCTGGGCCGGCAGCTCGTCCTGGACCGGCTCGGCGACGCCGAGGTGGCGGACCTGGTGCGGCTGGTCGAGCGGATGCGTGACGTCGCGCTCGACGTCGGGGCCGAGCGGGGCTGA
- a CDS encoding monooxygenase family protein, translated as MERAGAVFVGATRYASPLAWARLAPRWRAMVGQMRRMPGYVHHQVYFDPPFTLGTIGYFATREDLLRFARSGVHRELMQWVTDGTENATGGYIRVYELPDAVAEATGDLVSRTGTGADAHA; from the coding sequence ATGGAGCGGGCCGGGGCGGTCTTCGTCGGCGCCACGAGGTATGCCTCCCCGCTCGCCTGGGCGCGGCTCGCCCCGCGCTGGCGGGCGATGGTGGGCCAGATGCGGCGGATGCCCGGCTACGTCCACCACCAGGTCTACTTCGACCCGCCGTTCACGCTCGGGACGATCGGGTACTTCGCGACCCGCGAGGACCTGCTCCGCTTCGCCCGCAGCGGGGTGCACCGCGAGCTCATGCAGTGGGTGACCGACGGCACGGAGAACGCGACGGGTGGCTACATCCGGGTCTACGAGCTGCCCGATGCGGTGGCGGAAGCGACCGGGGACCTGGTGTCGCGGACCGGGACGGGCGCCGATGCGCACGCGTGA
- a CDS encoding S10 family peptidase, protein MSDEATTDSAGTEDRTGGSQTRTEPRDQLVETTHSIETADGELTYTARTGRIVIREEEVKDDVFQGWTPRGELAVTAYTVTDEDGEPDRSRPITFVFNGGPGSSSVWLHLGVLGPRIAVAGEPNDPTPPPYALADNPETLLRASDLVFIDPMSTGWSRAVEGGKAKEFHGWKKDVEQVTELIRLWCTREDRWMSPKFLAGESYGTTRAVSVAERLFSSFGMQLNGLVLISSVLDFGTQDFRFLRFDEACLSYVPTYAAIAHYHGRHEGRDLAEVLGEAEEFAAGAYRWALARGNRLTDDERADVAAQLARLTGLSQDYVERCDLRPEHWRFCTELLRDRGETVGRIDGRIKGVLHSGIAEGMDADPSIDAIMGPYAAAIHHYLRAELRSELDLPYAVFSDAIEHWSYKEFEARPINVVDKLERVMRANPHLRVRFEYGYYDLATPYAAAEDTVAHLRLPDAALDRIEHAWFETGHMPYVGESSRVEEAEGITDFVRRAATAGS, encoded by the coding sequence ATGAGCGACGAGGCCACGACGGACAGCGCAGGGACCGAGGACCGGACGGGTGGGAGCCAGACCCGCACTGAGCCGCGCGACCAGCTCGTCGAGACGACGCACAGCATCGAGACCGCGGACGGCGAGCTGACGTATACCGCGCGGACCGGCCGCATCGTCATCCGCGAGGAGGAGGTCAAGGACGACGTCTTCCAGGGCTGGACGCCGCGCGGGGAGCTGGCGGTCACGGCATACACCGTCACCGACGAGGACGGCGAGCCCGACCGGAGCCGCCCGATCACCTTCGTCTTCAACGGCGGGCCGGGGTCGAGCTCGGTCTGGCTGCACCTGGGAGTGCTCGGGCCGCGGATCGCGGTCGCGGGCGAGCCGAACGACCCGACGCCGCCGCCGTATGCCCTCGCGGACAACCCGGAGACGCTGCTGCGCGCCTCCGACCTGGTCTTCATCGACCCGATGTCCACCGGGTGGTCGCGGGCGGTCGAGGGCGGCAAGGCCAAGGAGTTCCACGGGTGGAAGAAGGACGTCGAGCAGGTCACCGAGCTCATCCGGCTGTGGTGCACCCGCGAGGACCGGTGGATGAGCCCGAAGTTCCTGGCCGGGGAGTCCTACGGCACCACCCGCGCCGTCTCGGTGGCCGAGCGCCTCTTCTCGAGCTTCGGGATGCAGCTCAACGGGCTGGTGCTCATCTCCAGCGTGCTGGACTTCGGCACCCAGGACTTCCGATTCCTGCGCTTCGACGAGGCCTGCCTGTCCTACGTCCCGACCTACGCGGCGATCGCGCACTACCACGGCCGGCACGAGGGGCGGGACCTCGCCGAGGTGCTCGGTGAGGCCGAGGAGTTCGCGGCGGGGGCATACCGCTGGGCGCTGGCGCGGGGCAACCGGCTCACCGACGACGAGCGCGCCGACGTCGCCGCGCAGCTGGCCCGGCTGACCGGGCTGTCGCAGGACTACGTCGAGCGCTGCGACCTGCGGCCCGAGCACTGGCGCTTCTGCACCGAGCTGCTGCGCGACCGCGGCGAGACGGTCGGCCGGATCGACGGCCGGATCAAGGGCGTCCTGCACTCCGGGATCGCCGAGGGCATGGACGCCGACCCCAGCATCGACGCGATCATGGGCCCCTACGCCGCCGCGATCCACCACTACCTGCGGGCCGAGCTGAGGTCGGAGCTGGACCTGCCCTACGCCGTCTTCTCCGACGCCATCGAGCACTGGTCCTACAAGGAGTTCGAGGCCAGGCCGATCAACGTCGTCGACAAGCTGGAGCGGGTCATGCGCGCCAACCCGCACCTGCGGGTCCGCTTCGAGTACGGCTACTACGACCTCGCGACGCCGTATGCCGCCGCCGAGGACACGGTCGCGCACCTGCGCCTGCCGGACGCGGCGCTGGACCGGATCGAGCACGCGTGGTTCGAGACCGGGCACATGCCCTACGTCGGCGAGAGCTCGCGGGTCGAGGAGGCCGAGGGCATCACCGACTTCGTCCGGCGCGCGGCGACCGCCGGCAGCTAG
- a CDS encoding cation:proton antiporter — protein MNSGALLAITLLPLAWALVARRLRSSPLTGPLVMAAAGVALGPQGLDVLALDVGAAEVAGPLTVALVVVLFSDAARLDLSTLRRSGRLAARLLVVGLPLGIVAGALAALGVMPSLTLAAAVVLAVAVVPTDAALGLAVVEDERVPPAVRQGLNVESGLNDGIAVPLFVLAVAGAAGELSTVPEAVTTFLTVIGVAVVTGGVVGAVGVRLLELSDRAGWSSASWRSVATVLLAPAAYALADVLGGSGFVAAFVAGMALAATARGPVEELTRGSEAVGHLLTLLAFLLFGAAVLSPALERITWPMLAFAVLALTLTRLVPVAIALLGARYSLPTVLFVGWFGPRGLASVIFAAELVDRAEFAQAEVVATAIITTVALSVVAHGVTAAPWARRYAAVARRHPGDAPEHEDVMVVRSGRTLPHSP, from the coding sequence GTGAACAGCGGTGCGCTGCTCGCGATCACGCTGCTCCCGCTGGCCTGGGCGCTCGTCGCCCGCCGGCTGCGCTCGAGCCCGCTCACAGGCCCGCTCGTCATGGCGGCGGCCGGGGTGGCGCTGGGGCCGCAGGGTCTGGACGTGCTCGCCCTCGACGTCGGGGCGGCGGAGGTGGCGGGGCCGCTGACCGTGGCCCTCGTCGTCGTCCTCTTCTCCGACGCCGCCCGGCTGGACCTCTCGACCCTGCGCCGGAGCGGGCGGCTGGCCGCCCGCCTCCTCGTCGTGGGCCTCCCGCTCGGGATCGTGGCCGGGGCCCTGGCGGCCCTCGGCGTCATGCCGTCGCTGACCCTGGCGGCCGCGGTCGTCCTCGCCGTGGCCGTCGTCCCCACGGACGCCGCCCTCGGGCTGGCCGTCGTCGAGGACGAGCGCGTCCCGCCCGCGGTCCGGCAGGGGCTCAACGTCGAGAGCGGGCTCAACGACGGGATCGCTGTCCCGCTCTTCGTCCTCGCGGTCGCCGGCGCGGCGGGCGAGCTGTCGACGGTGCCGGAGGCGGTCACGACCTTCCTCACCGTCATCGGGGTGGCCGTGGTGACCGGTGGGGTGGTCGGGGCGGTCGGCGTCCGCCTCCTCGAGCTCAGCGACCGTGCCGGGTGGTCCAGCGCGAGCTGGCGCTCGGTGGCGACGGTGCTGCTCGCGCCGGCCGCGTATGCCCTGGCGGACGTCCTCGGTGGCAGTGGCTTCGTCGCGGCCTTCGTCGCGGGGATGGCGCTCGCCGCGACCGCCCGGGGGCCGGTGGAGGAGCTGACCCGCGGCAGCGAGGCGGTCGGTCACCTCCTGACGCTGCTGGCCTTCCTCCTCTTCGGGGCGGCGGTCCTCAGCCCGGCGCTGGAGCGCATCACCTGGCCGATGCTCGCCTTCGCCGTCCTCGCGCTGACGTTGACCCGGCTCGTGCCCGTCGCGATCGCGCTGCTCGGTGCGCGCTACTCGCTGCCGACCGTGCTCTTCGTCGGGTGGTTCGGCCCGCGGGGGCTCGCCTCGGTCATCTTCGCGGCCGAGCTCGTTGACCGGGCGGAGTTCGCGCAGGCCGAGGTCGTCGCGACGGCGATCATCACCACGGTGGCGCTGAGCGTCGTGGCCCACGGGGTCACCGCGGCGCCGTGGGCGCGGCGCTACGCCGCGGTCGCCCGCCGGCATCCCGGAGACGCCCCCGAGCACGAGGACGTCATGGTGGTGCGGTCAGGCCGGACGCTCCCGCACTCGCCCTGA
- a CDS encoding efflux RND transporter permease subunit, translating into MSRLTLFSVRNRALVALATVFSILAGLWSAGNLPRELFPSLQFPVLVVATSTPGSSTSVVEEQVTEQVETAAQGLNNVVEVTSTSTDGFSTVLVELDYGTEIGTAQTDLQRAVLSLPDLPESATPQIFAGNIDDFPIIQLAASGGEDARDLVDRLERVVIPDIEDIDGVRSVTLSGVADRVVTVDMDEEAAEEQGVTLSTVSQVLQANGVVLPGGSVLDGETELPVQVGSRLTSAEQIAALPMLGQQAVASQQAAAQARTQADEAQQAADEAADAAAASPQDPELAAQAAATAAAAEQAAAAVEQTGEVEIPRLSDVATVTLEERDATAYTRTNGEPSVGLAITKTPDGNAVEISHELEAMQDDISTALGGGELVTIYDGAPFIEESITDLATEGLLGLGFAILVVLVFLLSVRLTLVTAVSIPLSLLIALLGLQAAGYSLNILTLGALTISVGRVVDDSIVVIENIKRHVGRGDERRKAVVEATREVAGAITSATVATVAVFLPLGFVGGQVGELFRPFAVTVTLAMLASLLVALTIIPVLGFWFLGRRTGGGKHEPEAPQTAEDDSPDRLQRAYLPVLRTALGRPWLTVLLAVALLGGTGYAVTLLKTDFIGSTGENTLQATLTMPTGTTLDDTDEQAAEVEQWLSERDEVTSYQVTAGSTGGIEAVFLGSGSGTATFAVTLEDGADGETFGDEMTTAVELPEGATFTAQAGQQGGPSAAGLEVRVQGQDLDELRTVADEVTELMSDAGALDVSNDLTETVPALRVQVDRPAAAEAGVAEAQLGQVVQAATDGATVGQVEIDVSQVDVVVRDGQADDLDALRALEVGTDTAGEAVTLGDVADLERIEEAVSITRVDGLRAATVTGRSEADDLGALTADLQQRIDDLETPEGVQVSLGGVSADQEDAFAALGLALVAAIAIVYLVMVATFNSLVQPLILLVSVPFAATGSIGLLLLTDTPLDVASMVGLLMLIGIVVTNAIVLIDLVNQYRARGLDRTAAVVEGARHRFRPIVMTALATILALTPMAFAITGGGAFISQPLAIVVIGGLISSTALTLILVPVLYELVGRGTERLSRVGSRDGGEAQEAEQAEQPA; encoded by the coding sequence ATGTCGCGCCTCACCCTGTTCAGCGTCCGAAACCGGGCGCTCGTGGCCCTGGCCACCGTCTTCAGCATCCTGGCCGGGCTGTGGTCCGCGGGCAACCTGCCGCGCGAGCTCTTCCCCTCGTTGCAGTTCCCCGTGCTCGTCGTCGCGACGTCGACGCCCGGGTCGAGCACCTCGGTCGTCGAGGAGCAGGTCACCGAGCAGGTGGAGACCGCCGCGCAGGGGCTGAACAACGTCGTCGAGGTGACCTCGACGAGCACCGACGGCTTCTCCACCGTGCTCGTCGAGCTGGACTACGGCACCGAGATCGGCACGGCGCAGACCGACCTGCAGCGGGCCGTCCTCAGCCTCCCGGACCTGCCGGAGTCGGCGACGCCGCAGATCTTCGCCGGCAACATCGACGACTTCCCCATCATCCAGCTCGCCGCCAGCGGCGGGGAGGACGCGCGCGACCTCGTCGACCGGCTGGAGCGGGTGGTCATCCCCGACATCGAGGACATCGACGGCGTGCGCTCGGTGACCCTCTCCGGGGTCGCCGACCGGGTGGTGACGGTCGACATGGACGAGGAGGCCGCCGAGGAGCAGGGCGTGACGCTCTCCACCGTCAGCCAGGTCCTGCAGGCCAACGGCGTCGTGCTGCCGGGTGGCTCGGTGCTCGACGGCGAGACCGAGCTGCCGGTCCAGGTCGGCTCCCGGCTCACCTCGGCCGAGCAGATCGCCGCGCTCCCGATGCTCGGGCAGCAGGCGGTCGCGTCCCAGCAGGCCGCGGCCCAGGCCCGCACCCAGGCCGACGAGGCGCAGCAGGCGGCGGACGAGGCCGCCGACGCCGCAGCAGCCTCCCCGCAGGACCCCGAGCTCGCCGCCCAGGCCGCCGCCACCGCCGCGGCGGCCGAGCAGGCCGCGGCCGCCGTGGAGCAGACCGGCGAGGTCGAGATCCCCCGGCTGAGCGACGTCGCCACGGTGACGCTCGAGGAGCGGGACGCGACGGCATACACCCGGACCAACGGCGAGCCCAGCGTCGGCCTGGCGATCACCAAGACCCCGGACGGCAACGCGGTCGAGATCTCGCACGAGCTGGAGGCGATGCAGGACGACATCAGCACCGCGCTCGGCGGCGGCGAGCTGGTGACGATCTACGACGGCGCCCCCTTCATCGAGGAGTCCATCACCGACCTCGCGACCGAGGGTCTGCTCGGCCTCGGCTTCGCGATCCTCGTCGTGCTCGTCTTCCTGCTGTCGGTGCGGCTCACCCTCGTCACCGCGGTGTCGATCCCGCTCTCGCTGCTCATCGCGCTGCTGGGGCTGCAGGCGGCGGGCTACAGCCTCAACATCCTCACCCTCGGCGCGCTCACCATCTCCGTCGGCCGCGTCGTCGACGACTCGATCGTCGTCATCGAGAACATCAAGCGGCACGTCGGGCGAGGGGACGAGCGGCGCAAGGCCGTCGTCGAGGCGACCCGCGAGGTCGCCGGCGCGATCACCTCGGCGACCGTCGCGACGGTGGCCGTCTTCCTGCCGCTGGGCTTCGTCGGCGGCCAGGTCGGTGAGCTGTTCCGGCCGTTCGCGGTCACCGTCACCCTGGCGATGCTGGCCTCCCTGCTCGTCGCGCTGACGATCATCCCGGTCCTCGGCTTCTGGTTCCTCGGCCGCCGCACCGGCGGGGGCAAGCACGAGCCGGAGGCGCCGCAGACGGCGGAGGACGACTCCCCCGACCGGCTGCAGCGGGCATACCTCCCGGTGCTGCGGACCGCGCTCGGCCGGCCGTGGCTCACCGTGCTGCTGGCCGTCGCGCTGCTCGGCGGCACGGGGTATGCCGTGACCCTGCTCAAGACCGACTTCATCGGGAGCACGGGTGAGAACACCCTCCAGGCGACCCTCACCATGCCCACCGGGACCACCCTCGACGACACCGACGAGCAGGCGGCCGAGGTCGAGCAGTGGCTCTCCGAGCGGGACGAGGTCACGTCCTACCAGGTGACGGCGGGCAGCACCGGCGGCATCGAGGCGGTCTTCCTGGGCAGCGGGTCCGGCACGGCGACCTTCGCCGTGACCCTCGAGGACGGCGCGGACGGCGAGACCTTCGGCGACGAGATGACGACCGCGGTCGAGCTGCCGGAGGGGGCGACGTTCACCGCCCAGGCCGGTCAGCAGGGTGGCCCGTCCGCCGCCGGGCTGGAGGTCCGGGTGCAGGGCCAGGACCTCGACGAGCTCCGCACCGTCGCGGACGAGGTGACCGAGCTGATGTCCGACGCCGGGGCGCTGGACGTGAGCAACGACCTCACCGAGACCGTGCCGGCGCTGCGCGTGCAGGTGGACCGGCCCGCGGCGGCCGAGGCCGGGGTGGCCGAGGCCCAGCTCGGGCAGGTCGTCCAGGCGGCCACCGACGGCGCGACCGTCGGCCAGGTGGAGATCGACGTCAGCCAGGTCGACGTCGTCGTCCGCGACGGGCAGGCCGACGACCTCGACGCCTTGCGCGCGCTGGAGGTCGGCACCGACACCGCCGGCGAGGCCGTGACCCTCGGCGACGTCGCCGACCTGGAGCGGATCGAGGAGGCCGTGAGCATCACCCGCGTCGACGGGCTGCGCGCCGCCACCGTCACCGGCCGGTCCGAGGCCGACGACCTCGGCGCCCTGACCGCCGACCTGCAGCAGCGGATCGACGACCTGGAGACGCCCGAGGGCGTCCAGGTCTCGCTGGGCGGCGTGAGCGCGGACCAGGAGGACGCCTTCGCCGCGCTCGGCCTGGCGCTGGTGGCGGCCATCGCGATCGTCTACCTCGTCATGGTCGCGACCTTCAACTCGCTGGTGCAGCCGCTCATCCTGCTCGTCTCGGTGCCCTTCGCGGCGACCGGGTCGATCGGGCTGCTGCTGCTCACCGACACCCCGCTCGACGTCGCCTCGATGGTGGGGCTGCTCATGCTCATCGGCATCGTCGTGACCAATGCCATCGTGCTCATCGACCTCGTCAACCAGTACCGCGCCCGCGGGCTGGACCGCACGGCCGCGGTCGTCGAGGGCGCCCGCCACCGGTTCCGGCCGATCGTCATGACGGCGCTGGCGACGATCCTCGCGCTGACGCCGATGGCCTTCGCGATCACCGGCGGCGGGGCCTTCATCTCCCAGCCGCTCGCGATCGTCGTCATCGGCGGTCTCATCAGCTCCACCGCGCTGACGCTCATCCTCGTGCCGGTGCTCTACGAGCTCGTGGGCCGGGGCACGGAGCGTCTCAGCCGGGTCGGCAGCCGGGACGGCGGCGAGGCCCAGGAGGCGGAGCAGGCCGAGCAGCCGGCCTGA